The proteins below are encoded in one region of Sminthopsis crassicaudata isolate SCR6 chromosome 1, ASM4859323v1, whole genome shotgun sequence:
- the LOC141555088 gene encoding immunoglobulin lambda-like polypeptide 5 — MRQGSGCIHAVWCPGQKKTLFCSAQTHLKNQSCFWTPEVKKNADKEKVIFRKKQDSAGEKWENRLKEVKELENRLKETWGLLCEEAKIGIRERAKRAVLGCRGAGEGVRQITGRFLCGAVSRCWVFGGGTHLTVLGQPKASPMITAFAPSKDELDTQKATLVCLINGFYPSTVNVAWTKDGSPVTQGVMTSPPARQSDNKYSTSSYLSLSADQWRSSNRYTCKVTHEGQVFQKELSSAQCT, encoded by the exons ATGAGACAGGGGTCAGGCTGCATTCATGCTGTGTGGTGTCCAGGCCAAAAGAAAACTCTCTTCTGTTCTGCTCAGACCCATCTCAAGAACCAGAGCTGCTTCTGGACACCAGAAGTGAAGAAGAACGCTGACAAAGAGAAGGTAATTTTTAGGAAGAAGCAGGACTCAGCTGGGGAAAAATGGGAGAATCGTTTGAAGGAGGTGAAGGAATTGGAGAATCGTTTAAAAGAAACTTGGGGTCTGCTGTGTGAAGAAGCTAAGATTGGGATCAGGGAAAGGGCCAAGAGAGCGGTCTTAGG CTGCAGAGGGGCAGGGGAGGGGGTGAGACAAATCACAGGGAGGTTTTTGTGCGGGGCTGTATCACGGTGTTGGGTGTTCGGCGGAGGGACCCATCTGACCGTCCTGG GTCAGCCCAAGGCATCCCCCATGATCACTGCCTTTGCTCCATCCAAAGATGAGCTAGACACACAAAAGGCCACCCTCGTGTGTCTGATAAATGGCTTCTACCCAAGCACTGTGAACGTGGCTTGGACCAAGGATGGCTCCCCCGTGACCCAGGGGGTGATGACCAGCCCCCCAGCCCGCCAGAGTGACAACAAGTACTCTACCAGCAGTTACCTCTCGCTCTCTGCTGACCAGTGGCGTTCTAGCAACCGCTACACCTGCAAGGTCACCCATGAAGGCCAGGTCTTCCAGAAGGAGCTGTCCTCAGCCCAGTGCACTTAG